A genomic region of Papaver somniferum cultivar HN1 chromosome 7, ASM357369v1, whole genome shotgun sequence contains the following coding sequences:
- the LOC113297323 gene encoding E3 ubiquitin-protein ligase ATL4-like — translation MPRRITLSPSPPFNTTFEGLLQQGSHKTEAAAASSSLHDSDSSSISSLLIISIILTVVFFVSASLHILLRYINRHCRSNTEEFEGEEDEDEVTRRIEQINNQIHSRISSRRILPAAEEEEEINQSNQKLIDSLPLFSFDSIKGLKTTTKDSSSIFVCVVCLSKFERKDKLRLLPNCCHAFHSECIDTWLLSNRTCPLCRATVHAEESPKILPSSAISSRRLSSSSNVGGGGNGDSFRIEIGSVSRRSRNLSSENIGAVQNGRSRSYSMGSFEYLVEDESEVILVSSDQSNFGGKKEEETDSAAANVVVMEQTAGSDQLAAEVGGSGGGGRGWLLDYVDKIASSTSSSFSSRSFRLSGRFFTGSSCRFDGGVTGNERRTEDSIAAVNGDGSWDLEGNHRYGEEISSFFRWLSGV, via the coding sequence ATGCCTCGTAGAATCACTCTATCTCCATCACCGCCATTTAATACAACTTTTGAAGGGTTACTTCAACAAGGATCTCACAAAACCgaagctgctgctgcttcttcttcgtTGCATGATTCTGATTCGAGTTCGATTTCGAGTCTTTTGATAATATCGATTATCCTAACAGTAGTCTTCTTCGTATCTGCATCATTACATATTTTGCTTCGTTATATTAATCGACATTGTAGATCAAACACAGAggaatttgaaggagaagaagatgaagatgaagttaCAAGAAGAATCGAACAGATTAATAATCAAATTCATAGTAGAATATCAAGTAGAAGAATATTACCTgccgcagaagaagaagaagagattaatCAAAGTAAtcagaaattgattgattcacTTCCTTTGTTTTCATTTGATTCCATTAAAGGTTTAAAAACAACGACAAAAGATTCATCATCGATTTTTGTTTGTGTTGTTTGTTTATCAaaatttgaaaggaaagataaacTTCGATTATTACCCAACTGTTGTCATGCGTTTCATTCCGAGTGTATTGATACGTGGCTTTTATCTAACCGCACATGTCCATTATGTAGAGCTACTGTACACGCTGAGGAATCACCGAAAATTTTACCATCATCAGCTATTTCGTCAAGaagattatcttcttcttctaatgttggtggtggtggtaatggcgATAGTTTCAGAATAGAAATTGGCAGCGTAAGTCGTCGATCAAGAAATTTATCATCCGAGAATATTGGTGCTGTGCAGAATGGGCGGTCAAGATCTTATTCGATGGGATCATTTGAGTATTTAGTTGAAGATGAATCAGAAGTTATTCTAGTATCATCAGATCAAagtaattttggcgggaaaaaggagGAAGAAACTGACTCAGCGGCGGCTAATGTGGTGGTGATGGAACAAACAGCGGGATCTGACCAATTAGCGGCCGAagttggtggtagtggtggtggtggaagaggtTGGTTGTTAGATTATGTTGATAAGATTGCTTCTTCAACTTCATCGTCTTTTTCTTCTCGTTCCTTTCGACTATCCGGGAGATTCTTCACCGGGAGCAGTTGTCGGTTTGATGGAGGAGTAACCGGAAATGAGAGGCGGACTGAAGATAGTATCGCCGCCGTGAATGGTGATGGGAGCTGGGATTTGGAGGGAAATCATCGATATGGTGAAGAAATTAGCAGTTTCTTTCGGTGGCtctcaggggtataa
- the LOC113297325 gene encoding uncharacterized protein LOC113297325 → MHPVLNKSHLCWCILWGHLLISMQFVSLGQCRSEGIKLGTFTDEYFESVLSNEYRRGIPNYIKTSASLSSPNDSVSLSSPNDSVSCEKDLKGVGSFNTTCVINLNLHLDHDIYIFGTGNLEIRPHVSIVCAVEGCSISFNLSGSIEVGQYASLVAGSVTLSAANLTLHSDTFINTSALGGPPPTQTSGTPYGTTGAGGGHGGRGASCKESNTTNLWGGDVYAWSTLNDPWSYGSKGGSTSAVKMLGGNGGGRIKLFAKDVLYLNGSVTAEGGVGGPKGGGGSGGSIKIHALKMKGTGAISAAGGKGWGGGGGGRISLECYSIQGGIKVTVHGGESIGCPGNAGAAGTIFDATLQSLRVSNDNVTTRTETPLLDFPTRSLWSNVFVENNAKVLVPLLWSRMQVRGQISILYGASISFGLSDFPVSEFELVAEELLMSDSIIEVYGAFRIAVKMLLMWNSKVQIDGGGYQSVATSVLEVRNLVVLRENSVIITNGNLAVYGQGLLRLTGRGDAIKGQRLFLSLFYNITVGPGSLIQAPLDGKDSRNLATKAHCESQTCPLDLINPPEDCHLNDTLSFSLQICRVEDLTVSGIMKGSILHIRTKTVIIDPGGMISASENGCEEGIGKGNYSNGAGGGAGHGGEGGSGFSQGMVRGGKAYGNAELPCELGSGSGSLIGSSGNIVGGGMIVMGSPQWPLARLDISGSLKADGQSYSEAKKNSNITLSDGLGGGSGGTILLFLQELTLGDNSSLSVAGGNGGPAGGGGGGGGRVHFHWSRIAQGDEYVPLATLNGTINNSGGTGKNRGRHGQYGTITGKKCPKGLYGTFCNECPVGTYKDVDGADEGLCSPCPLELLPQRADFIYIRGGVAKPFCPYKCMSEKYRMPNCYTPLEELIYTFGGPWPFAILLSFIIVIFAILLSTIRIKLVGSGYAYRAVDSSEHHNRHHFPLLLSLAEVRGTSRAEETHSHVHRMHFMGPNTFREPWHLPYSPPEAIIEIVYEDAFNRFIDEINSVAAYEWWEGSVHSILSVLAYPCAWSWKQWRRRNKIHRLQEYVKSEYDHSCLQSCRSRALYKGMKVGATPDLMVAYIDFFLGGDEKRLDVPSVQQRFPICIIFGGDGSYMSPYNLHSDTLLTNLLSEHVPATIWDRFVAGLNAQLRTVRQSSIRSSLVPVFDWINTHANPKLEHHGVRMQLGWFQATASGYYQLGVLIAVGDYSVHNLHRSNSLGGSTSAQPRIIAKSALKSIKQLQQSLPYTGHVLSRQRITGGSNGGVIDASTIKSLDYKRDFLFPFSLFLHNTRPIGLQDGLQLLISIMLLGDLAITLLTLIHFYWMSLGAFLAFLLILPLSLLSPFPAGLNALFSQGPKRASLARVYALWNASSLSNIVVAFICGVLHYGLLPLTKKSNAWNGRREDDRWWILPTILLLIKSIQARFIDRHIANLEIQDPSLFSQDPESFWGHDNETFS, encoded by the exons ATGCATCCAGTGCTGAATAAATCTCATCTCTGCTGGTGCATTTTATGGGGGCATCTTCTTATATCCATGCAATTTGTTAGTCTGGGACAGTGTAGGAGTGAAGGAATTAAATTAGGAACTTTTACAGATGAGTATTTTGAATCAGTTTTAAGCAATGAATACAGAAGAGGCATTCCCAATTATATTAAAACATCAGCTTCTTTATCATCACCGAATgattcagtttctttatcatcaCCGAATGATTCAGTTTCTTGTGAGAAGGATCTGAAAGGTGTTGGATCGTTCAACACAACTTGCGTGATTAATTTAAACTTGCATTTGGATCATGATATCTATATATTTGGAACGGGCAATCTAGAGATACGCCCACACGTATCAATTGTTTGTGCCGTTGAAGGATGTTCAATTAGTTTCAATTTATCAGGAAGCATTGAAGTGGGTCAGTATGCAAGTCTAGTTGCTGGGTCTGTAACTCTTTCTGCTGCCAATTTGACTCTGCATAGTGATACATTCATTAACACATCTGCTTTGGGTGGACCACCACCTACTCAGACTAGTGGCACTCCATATGGCACTACTGGAGCTGGTGGAGGGCACGGAGGCCGAGGTGCATCCTGTAAGGAAAGTAATACGACAAATCTTTGGGGTGGGGATGTTTACGCGTGGTCTACTCTCAATGATCCTTGGAGTTACGGTAGTAAGGGAGGTAGTACATCAGCTGTGAAGATGTTAGGAGGAAATGGAGGAGGAAGGATCAAACTCTTTGCAAAGGATGTACTGTATCTGAATGGATCTGTCACTGCAGAAGGAGGCGTAGGAGGTCCTAAAGGTGGAGGGGGGTCAGGCGGAAGTATCAAAATTCACGCTTTAAAGAT GAAAGGAACTGGTGCCATAAGTGCAGCAGGTGGCAAGGGATGGGGAGGAGGTGGGGGCGGAAGAATATCATTGGAATGCTACAGTATACAAGGAGGCATAAAGGTCACCGTCCATG GTGGAGAGAGTATTGGCTGTCCTGGGAATGCTGGTGCAGCAGGTACAATATTTGATGCAACTCTTCAGAGTCTGCGAGTTAGTAACGACAATGTTACTACACGAACAGAAACTCCTTTGCTGGATTTTCCTACAAGATCACTTTGGTCCAATGTTTTTGTGGAGAACAATGCAAAAGTTTTAGTTCCTCTTCTTTGGAGCAGAATGCAG GTAAGAGGCCAAATCAGTATACTGTATGGGGCCAGTATCAGCTTTGGGTTGTCCGACTTTCCAGTCTCTGAATTTGAACTTGTTGCAGAAGAACTTCTGATGAGTGACTCCATCATTGAG GTGTATGGTGCATTCAGAATTGCTGTCAAAATGTTACTGATGTGGAATTCTAAAGTTCAAATTGATGGCGGTGGGTATCAGAGTGTTGCAACATCTGTTCTTGAAGTCAGAAATCTAGTGGTTCTCAGG GAAAACTCCGTCATTATTACAAATGGAAACTTGGCTGTTTACGGTCAAGGACTTCTGCGGTTAACTGGTCGCGGTGATGCAATTAAAGGCCAGCGACTTTTCTTGTCTCTATTTTATAATATAACT GTTGGCCCAGGTTCCTTAATTCAGGCACCACTGGATGGTAAAGATAGTCGGAATCT GGCAACTAAAGCACATTGTGAGAGTCAGACTTGCCCTTTGGATTTGATAAATCCCCCTGAAGATTGCCATCTTAATGATACGTTATCTTTTTCGCTTCAA ATATGTCGAGTTGAGGACCTTACCGTCAGTGGCATCATGAAGGGAAGTATTCTGCATATCAGGACAAAGACTGTTATCATCGACCCAGGTGGCATGATAAGCGCCTCAGAAAATG GCTGCGAAGAAGGAATTGGTAAAGGAAATTATTCAAATGGAGCTGGAGGCGGTGCTGGTCATGGGGGAGAAGGGGGATCAGGTTTTTCACAAGGTATGGTAAGAGGTGGTAAGGCATACGGTAATGCTGAACTTCCATGTGAGCTAGGAAGTGGAAGTGGTAGCCTTATCGGGTCATCTGGAAACATTGTCGGAGGTGGAATGATAG TGATGGGTTCTCCTCAATGGCCACTCGCGAGGCTAGATATTTCTGGATCTTTAAAAGCTGATGGTCAAAGCTATAGTGAAGCAAAAAAAAACAGTAATATCACTTTGAGTGATGGACTTGGTGGCGGTTCTGGTGGGACAATTCTTCTTTTCCTTCAAGAGCTGACGCTAGGAGATAATTCGTCCCTATCTGTTGCTGGTGGCAACGGCGGTCCtgctggtggaggtggtggtggtggtgggagagtTCATTTTCACTGGTCTAGGATAGCTCAAGGTGATGAATATGTCCCACTTGCAACTTTAAATGGTACAATCAACAATAG CGGTGGCACTGGGAAAAACCGTGGTCGCCATGGACAATATGGCACTATAACAGGAAAGAAGTGTCCCAAAGGGCTTTATGGTACATTCTGCAAT GAATGTCCTGTTGGTACGTACAAAGATGTTGATGGTGCTGATGAAGGTCTCTGTTCTCCTTGCCCTTTAGAACTGCTTCCTCAACGTGCTGATTTTATTTATATACGGG GAGGAGTGGCTAAACCTTTCTGTCCATATAAATGTATGTCCGAGAAATACAGGATGCCGAATTGTTACACCCCTCTTGAGGAGCTTATATATACATTTGGAGGGCCGTGGCCTTTTGCAATTCTTCTATCATTCATTATAGTGATATTCGCTATTCTGTTAAGTACTATAAGAATTAAATTGGTCGGATCAGGTTATGCTTATCGTGCAGTAGATTCCAGTGAGCATCACAACCGTCATCATTTTCCTCTCCTACTGTCCTTGGCAGAG GTACGTGGGACCAGCAGAGCAGAAGAAACTCATAGCCACGTGCATAGAATGCACTTTATGGGTCCAAATACATTTAGAGAACCATGGCATCTACCATACTCTCCCCCTGAAGCCATTATTGAGATTGT GTATGAAGACGCCTTCAACAGATTCATTGATGAAATAAACTCTGTCGCTGCTTATGAGTGGTGGGAAGGTTCAGTGCACAGCATACTTTCAGTGCTTGCTTATCCTTGTGCGTGGTCTTGGAAGCAGTGGCGTCGGCGAAATAAGATTCATCGCCTTCAGGAATATGTCAAATCAGAGTATGACCATTCATGTCTCCAGTCATGCAGATCTCGTGCTCTTTACAAAGGGATGAAG GTTGGAGCTACGCCGGACTTAATGGTTGCTTACATTGATTTCTTCCTTGGTGGCGATGAAAAAAGATTAGACGTGCCCTCTGTACAACAGAGATTTCCCATCTGTATCATCTTTGGTGGGGATGGAAGCTATATGTCACCGTACAATCTTCACAGTGACACGTTGTTAACCAACCTTCTGAGCGAG CATGTTCCCGCAACTATCTGGGACCGTTTTGTTGCTGGTTTGAACGCTCAACTAAGGACAGTGAGGCAAAGTTCCATTCGTTCTTCTTTAGTTCCTGTTTTTGATTGGATTAATACTCATGCAAACCCGAAACTAGAGCATCATGGAGTTAGAATGCAGCTGGGTTGGTTCCAAGCAACAGCTTCCGGTTATTACCAATTGGGTGTCCTGATAGCAGTCGGTGATTACTCTGTCCACAACTTGCACCGTTCTAATTCCTTAGGTGGAAGTACCAGTGCTCAACCCAG AATAATTGCAAAATCTGCACTTAAAAGCATTAAGCAGTTGCAGCAAAGTCTTCCATACACTGGCCATGTGTTGTCTCGCCAAAGAATAACGGGGGGGTCAAATGGAGGGGTTATAGATGCTTCAACAATAAAATCCTTAGACTACAAAAGAGATTTCTTGTtcccattttctctttttcttcacaACACCAGACCAATCGGTCTCCAG GATGGACTGCAACTCTTAATCTCTATCATGCTTTTGGGAGATCTTGCTATAACTCTCCTTACATTGATTCACTTTTACTGGATGTCTCTTGGAGCCTTTCTTGCATTCTTGCTAATTCTTCCACTATCTTTACTTTCTCCTTTCCCCGCGGGTTTGAATGCTCTATTCAGTCAAGGACCTAAAAGAGCCTCACTTGCTCGTGTCTATGCATTATGGAATGCTTCCTCTCTTTCAAATATC GTTGTGGCTTTCATTTGTGGTGTCTTGCATTATGGTCTTCTTCCGTTAACCAAGAAGAGTAACGCGTGGAACGGTAGAAG AGAAGATGACAGATGGTGGATTTTACCGACAATTCTTCTTTTGATAAAGTCAATACAAGCTCGTTTCATTGATAGACACATAGCAAATCTAGAGATTCAAGATCCTTCTCTTTTCAGTCAAGATCCTGAGAGTTTTTGGGGCCATGATAATGAGACATTCTCGTGA